The Thioalkalivibrio thiocyanodenitrificans ARhD 1 nucleotide sequence CGGACCCGGAGGCGGATATGGGACCGCTCATCACCCGCGCGCATCTGCAGCGGGTGACGGATTACGTGGACACGGGCGTCTCCGAGGGCGCGGAACTGGTGGTGGACGGCCGGGGGTTTCGGGTCGACGGCCACGAGGGCGGCTTCTTCCTGGGCGGCTGCCTGTTTGACCGGGTGGAACCGTCCATGCGCATCTACCGGGAGGAGATCTTCGGCCCGGTGCTCTCGGTGGTGCGCGTGCCGGATCTGGACCATGCCATCGGACTGGTCAACGCCCATGAATTCGGTAACGGGGTCGCCGTGTTCACCCGAAACGGCGGCGTGGCGCGCGAGTTCGCGCGCCGCGTCTCCGCCGGCATGGTGGGCGTGAACGTGCCGATTCCCGTGCCGCTGGCCTTCCACAGCTTCGGCGGCTGGAAGCACTCCCTGTTCGGCGACCACGCCGTCCACGGGCCCGAGGGCGTGCACTTCTACACCCGCCTGAAGACCGTCACCTCGCGCTGGCCGTCGGCGGGCGACCTGTCCGCCAACTCGTTCATCATGCCGACGCATTGAGTGGTTCGCTGTTTAACCGCGAAGCGCGCGACGTCCCGATCGGTGAACCCGGCCGCGCCAGCCGGACGAGGCGCAGATGGATCGCCGGGTCGCCCATGCGGGTCACCCGGCGGGTTCACCGGTCGCTGTGGCCCAGCGACCGTCCGGGGTCGATGTGATCACGCAGTCGCTGCTTGAGTTCCTTGGCGTCGGGGTGCCGGCCCTCGATCTTGCGCGACCACAGGGTCACGTCGTCACAGCGGACCTCGAAGACGCCGCCCGTGGACGGGACGAGGGCCACCTCGCCCAGATCCTCGCCGAAGGTGAACAGCAGCTCCTGGGCCAGCCAGCCCGCGCGCAGGGTGAAACGGCATGCAGTGCAGAACTCGATCTCGACGCGCGGCTTCATGGGGCTCAGGCAGCCTCCTCCAGCGATTCATCG carries:
- a CDS encoding SelT/SelW/SelH family protein, which encodes MKPRVEIEFCTACRFTLRAGWLAQELLFTFGEDLGEVALVPSTGGVFEVRCDDVTLWSRKIEGRHPDAKELKQRLRDHIDPGRSLGHSDR